The Sphingobacterium lactis sequence TCTCAGGAGGATTACAGGGAATTGCATCTTGCAGGGGTCCACACGGTTCTGGTTTATCAGGAAACCTACCATGAAGAAGTGTATAAAAAGTATCACCCGAAAGGGAAGAAATCCAACTTTGCCTTCCGTATCAATACACCCGACCGGATAGGCGCTGCAGGCATCCATAAAATAGGCCTCGGTGTATTGTTGGGTCTGGAGGATTGGCGAATCGATAGTTTTTTCAATGCCCTCCACCTGGACTATCTCCAACGAACCTATTGGCAGACCAAATACAGCGTTTCCTTTCCACGCCTTCGACCCGCAGAAGGAACCGTTGAGCCCAATTTCATAATGGAGGACAGCCACCTCTTGCAACTGATCTGCGCTTACCGGCTATGGAACCCCGATCTGGAGATTTCCATCTCCACCCGCGAGCGTGAACACTTCCGTAACCATATCATCCCATTGGGCGTCACGACCATGAGCGCCGCATCCAAGACCAATCCGGGAGGCTATGTCGTCGATCCGCAGTCGTTGGAGCAGTTCGAAATCGCGGATGAGCGAAGCATGGATGAGATCAGGGACTTGATCAGGAAACACGGTTATGACCCGGTGATGAAGGATTGGGACGTTTGTTATGCAGGAGGAGCAGATGCATAGGGATACTAAATTTTTGCGCTACAGCCGACAGATTTTCATGGAGGAAGTTTCCATATTAGGTCAAAAGAACATTGCTGCCGCAAAAATTTTGATCGTTGGTGCAGGCGGATTGGGATCACCCATTATTCAATATCTGGCTGCTGCAGGTGTCGGCACATTGGGTATCGTCGATTTTGACGATCTGGAGCTGCATAACCTGAACAGGCAAGTGATCCACTCGGAGCAAGGTATCGGAAAGAACAAAGCCAACAATGCTAAGGTTTTCGTCGAAAACCTAAATTCCTCAATCAAGGTCATTCCTTACACAGTG is a genomic window containing:
- the thiH gene encoding 2-iminoacetate synthase ThiH encodes the protein MTINEILNTYSWEQVHKLVYNRTVHDVERTLAKTKLDTLDFLTLISPVAAPFLEEMAQRAKTITQQRFGKTIQLYAPMYLSNECQNICTYCGFSMDNKIKRKTLNDSEIIMEALALKAMGINHVLLVSGEANKIVDMPYFLHAIALLKPHFANISLEVQPLSQEDYRELHLAGVHTVLVYQETYHEEVYKKYHPKGKKSNFAFRINTPDRIGAAGIHKIGLGVLLGLEDWRIDSFFNALHLDYLQRTYWQTKYSVSFPRLRPAEGTVEPNFIMEDSHLLQLICAYRLWNPDLEISISTREREHFRNHIIPLGVTTMSAASKTNPGGYVVDPQSLEQFEIADERSMDEIRDLIRKHGYDPVMKDWDVCYAGGADA